The Nostoc sp. PCC 7524 nucleotide sequence CTTAGTGCAGATACAATTTTTGATGCCTATCCCATACAGCGTTTATGGTAGCAACCCTGAATCTCTACCGCAAGATTAGTAAACACCAGATACAAAAAAAACTTAACATTAATTAAATAAGTCCTCGTCAGTGATAATTTTATGAGTTATTACATTGCTCCTCGATTTTTGGATAAACTTGCAGTTCACATCACCAAAAACTTTTTAAATCTTCCTGGTGTACGAGTACCTTTGATTTTAGGGATTCATGGACGCAAAGGTGAAGGGAAAACCTTTCAGTGTGAGTTAGCTTTTGAAAAAATGGGTGTGGAAGTCACACTCATCTCTGGTGGTGAATTGGAAAGTCCGGATGCGGGAGATCCAGCACGGTTAATCCGCTTGCGCTATCGGGAAACAGCAGAACTCATTAAAGTGCGTGGCAAAATGTGCGTACTGATGATTAATGATTTAGATGCAGGTGCGGGGCGCTTTGATGAAGGGACACAATACACTGTGAATACTCAGTTGGTGAATGCCACCCTGATGAATATTGCTGATAATCCCACAGATGTACAGTTGCCGGGAAGCTATGATTCCACACCTTTACGTCGTGTACCAATTATTGTCACAGGTAATGATTTTTCTACCCTCTACGCGCCGTTGATTCGGGATGGACGGATGGAGAAGTTCTACTGGGAACCTAACCGTGATGATAAGGTGGGAATTGTCGGTGGAATTTTTGGGGAAGATGGACTCTCACAGCGTGAAGTTGAACAGTTAGTAGATACCTTCCCCAATCAATCGATTGACTTCTTTAGTGCCTTACGTTCCCGAATTTACGATGAACAAATCCGCAACTTTATCCATCAAGTAGGGTTTGAACACGTATCTTTACGTGTGGTGAATAGTTTAGAAGGGCCACCAGCATTTAAAAAACCAGAGTTTAGTCTCTCTCATTTAATCGAGTCTGGCAACTTTATGGTGGGTGAACAAAAACGGGTAGAAACTTCCCAGTTAGTAGATGAATACAATCGTCTGAATCGAGGTAGAGGCTATCAACCCGCACCAACATCTGAGGTGTCACCAAATCATCAACCATCAACGAATAGCGCGCCAAAACACCAGAGTTCGAGTACACACTTAAGCTTAGAAACACAAGAACAAATCCGGCAAATTTTATCTCAAGGTCATACAATTACCTTTGAACACGTAGATGAGCGTCGCTTCCGTACTGGTTCTTGGCAAAGCTGCGGTACTATTCATGGCGATGCTGAGTCTGATGCTATTTCTGCTTTAGAAGCTTGTTTAGCAGAATACAGTGGTGAGTATGTACGGTTGGTAGGGGTTGATCCGAAAGCCAAACGGCGAGTTTTAGAGACGATTATTCAGCGTCCCAATAGCAAAAATTAGCAAGATGTTTTTTGCAATGTGAAATCATGGGGGTTTAGTTTGTAGTCAGGACTTAAGTCCTGACTACAAACCTTTAAGGGTTGTTATCCATTGGCTGAAGAAATAGTTTAGCTTCCGCCACACGTCGCCTTCTTAACCCTTTCTCAACAGGGCTTCCAGGATTTATATACAAAACTAATGCTGCTTCTATCTGCTCCCACTGCTGATTTCTCAAGACTCTGGTGATAGTCTCGAAATTCTTAGCGCCAAAGAAGTTAGGCCCCAAATTGTAAGCAAAACTCAATAAAGCCCCCTGCTGATAAGGGTTCAAATTTTGCCATCCCGGAATCTTCTCTAGAGGTGGTAGATAACGACTTTCTAACTGTAGAATTAATAACTCATCAGCCTCTTGTTGAGTGATTTTATCTCCCAATTTCCACTCACTACCATCTTTCTTACGAGTAGAACCCCAGCCTATAGTGTAAGGCTTACCCTTCGTGAGTGGATCAGGATAGGCTTCCAACTTACAACCTTCAAATTCCTGAATAAGAGCTACACCCGGAAGTGGTAATTTTCCAGAAACACCACCATAAAACCTTTGTCGTTGAATAGCCTGATTTAAGGCATTTTGAGTATCAATTTCCACAATTCCATTAGAATTTAGACCTTGTTGCTTTTGAAACTGCTTCACAGCTGCTTCAGTTTTGTCACCAAAATCACCATCTATGGGGCCTGGATCTAGTTTTAGCTGAATTAAAAGCTCTTGTAGTTGCGTAACTTCTGAACCTTTTGAGCCTTTCCTCAACGACTCAGTGATCCTCATGATATACGTCTTGATTTGTTGAATAGTTGACTTAGTTATTCATCAAATGACATTTGTGATTATACGCAAACCTTCTGTAATAAATATTGATTAGTTGTCACCAGACGAAAAAGCAAACTCCGATCGCATATGCCAGTGTCTCCCATCGTGAATCAAGAGGGTTAACTTGTCAGCAGTAAACTCAAAGTGTAGCGGGCGATGCTCGAATTCTGGCCAAGCTGCCTTAAAGTTTTGCTTGGTTAAGTCTCGAAAGGCAACTGTCATGTGAGGTGCAAAAGGGCGTTTTTGGCCAACTTCATCAATAATTTGTAAGTTGGCTGCCATGTGCATTATTAAGTCAGTTTGCAAACTCAGGAGTTGGGTACTTCTTACCACATCTATATATATGACGCGGGGTGGAAAGGCGGCAAACCCACTCAGAGTAATAGATAATGGCTGCTGCTGGCTGGCAAACTCCCGCAGGGATGCTTCCATCCGTGATAGGTCATCATTTAGCCATTCAAAGGGGGGTTG carries:
- a CDS encoding ribulose bisphosphate carboxylase small subunit, which translates into the protein MSYYIAPRFLDKLAVHITKNFLNLPGVRVPLILGIHGRKGEGKTFQCELAFEKMGVEVTLISGGELESPDAGDPARLIRLRYRETAELIKVRGKMCVLMINDLDAGAGRFDEGTQYTVNTQLVNATLMNIADNPTDVQLPGSYDSTPLRRVPIIVTGNDFSTLYAPLIRDGRMEKFYWEPNRDDKVGIVGGIFGEDGLSQREVEQLVDTFPNQSIDFFSALRSRIYDEQIRNFIHQVGFEHVSLRVVNSLEGPPAFKKPEFSLSHLIESGNFMVGEQKRVETSQLVDEYNRLNRGRGYQPAPTSEVSPNHQPSTNSAPKHQSSSTHLSLETQEQIRQILSQGHTITFEHVDERRFRTGSWQSCGTIHGDAESDAISALEACLAEYSGEYVRLVGVDPKAKRRVLETIIQRPNSKN
- a CDS encoding glycoside hydrolase family protein, yielding MRITESLRKGSKGSEVTQLQELLIQLKLDPGPIDGDFGDKTEAAVKQFQKQQGLNSNGIVEIDTQNALNQAIQRQRFYGGVSGKLPLPGVALIQEFEGCKLEAYPDPLTKGKPYTIGWGSTRKKDGSEWKLGDKITQQEADELLILQLESRYLPPLEKIPGWQNLNPYQQGALLSFAYNLGPNFFGAKNFETITRVLRNQQWEQIEAALVLYINPGSPVEKGLRRRRVAEAKLFLQPMDNNP
- a CDS encoding 2'-5' RNA ligase family protein → MNSSKSRFFIALLPPQHIQDYANDIKQHFADQYASTHAQKSPPHITLQPPFEWLNDDLSRMEASLREFASQQQPLSITLSGFAAFPPRVIYIDVVRSTQLLSLQTDLIMHMAANLQIIDEVGQKRPFAPHMTVAFRDLTKQNFKAAWPEFEHRPLHFEFTADKLTLLIHDGRHWHMRSEFAFSSGDN